One genomic region from Vitis riparia cultivar Riparia Gloire de Montpellier isolate 1030 chromosome 17, EGFV_Vit.rip_1.0, whole genome shotgun sequence encodes:
- the LOC117904049 gene encoding uncharacterized protein LOC117904049, which translates to MRNEEVFQRVFWAFHPSIEGFKHCRPVLTIDGTHLYGKYKGTVMIAMGCDGNNQLFPLAFAITEGENVDSWGWFLACIRNRVTQRRGLCVISDRHPGIMAVFADVYLGWSEPNAYHRICMRHLASNFMTHFKDKCLKQLLCRAALETKVEKFNMHMETIGKINQDALSWLEAIPFEKWALSHDGGRRYGIMTTNMSEVFNSVLKGARSFPITAFVQLAFYRVNSYFAVRREHGASRLASGEQYTPYVDAKINANIVKAGSHEVVLYDNFQGLFHVKASRGSKKTSSGGRTHRVNLREHGCTCGKILIYGFPCSHILAAYHFRSIDFRSFVQHYYTIQSYFSTWAPLFNPIHNEYEWPPYVGPVIVPADSMKRVSGGRPKSTRLHNEMDVREGKTSVTCGLCKQSGHNRRSCPNKNMGAGPS; encoded by the coding sequence ATGCGAAATGAAGAGGTATTTCAGCGAGTCTTTTGGGCATTTCATCCTTCCATAGAGGGCTTCAAGCATTGTCGTCCTGTGTTAACTATTGATGGTACACACTTGTATGGGAAGTATAAGGGCACTGTAATGATTGCCATGGGCTGTGATGGAAATAATCAATTGTTTCCTCTTGCTTTTGCAATAACTGAGGGTGAAAATGTTGATAGTTGGGGatggtttttggcatgtattAGAAATCGAGTAACTCAAAGGAGGGGTCTTTGTGTTATCTCTGATCGTCATCCGGGCATTATGGCTGTGTTTGCTGATGTTTATCTTGGTTGGTCTGAGCCAAATGCATATCATCGAATTTGTATGCGTCATCTTGCTAGCAACTTTATGACTCACTTTAAGGACAAATGCTTGAAACAACTTTTATGCAGAGCCGCCTTAGAAACTAAGGTAGAAAAATTCAACATGCATATGGAGACAATTGGGAAAATCAATCAAGATGCACTCAGCTGGTTGGAGGCTATTCCCTTTGAGAAATGGGCACTATCACATGATGGAGGTCGACGATATGGCATAATGACTACAAACATGTCAGAAGTGTTCAATAGTGTGCTTAAAGGGGCACGAAGTTTCCCTATCACCGCATTTGTTCAATTGGCATTCTATCGAGTTAATAGTTACTTTGCTGTAAGAAGAGAACATGGTGCTAGTCGACTTGCTTCAGGTGAACAATACACTCCTTATGTTGATGCTAAGATTAATGCAAATATTGTTAAGGCAGGTTCTCATGAGGTTGTTTTGTATGATAACTTCCAAGGACTGTTTCATGTAAAGGCCAGTAGGGGTAGTAAAAAGACATCATCTGGTGGAAGAACACATCGTGTTAACCTACGTGAGCATGGATGCACATGTGGCAAAATACTCATATATGGATTCCCATGTAGTCATATTCTAGCGGCATATCATTTTCgttcaattgattttagatCATTTGTTCAACATTATTACACTATACAATCGTACTTTAGCACTTGGGCACCACTGTTTAACCCCATACACAATGAGTACGAGTGGCCACCATATGTTGGTCCAGTTATTGTGCCTGCAGATTCAATGAAACGTGTGTCAGGTGGACGACCTAAATCTACTCGTTTGCAcaatgaaatggatgttagAGAAGGTAAAACCTCAGTTACATGTGGTTTGTGCAAACAAAGTGGTCACAATCGTCGTTCTTGTCCAAATAAGAACATGGGTGCTGGGCCTTCATGA